The following proteins are encoded in a genomic region of Bacillus sp. (in: firmicutes):
- a CDS encoding MFS transporter — protein sequence MRTNYHFWVLISIVAISGFSQGMLLPIIAVIFEQDGVSSSLNGLHATALYLGVLLASPFMEVPLKKWGYKPLILAGGFTVIASLMMFPLWKSFTFWFVLRLLIGIGDHMLHFATQTWITSASPKEKRGRNISLYGLFFGIGFACGPFMTPLVETNESLPFIVSSLISLLAWLTVWGLKNECPESSMETNSFFGSLHRFGNVMKFAWVALLPPFGYGFLEASINGNFPIYALRSGITVETVSILLPAFAIGGIVFQLPLGMLSDRYGRPFVLLFAMAIGTVSFFSAEFIDSTIGLFIAFFVAGMVVGSTFSLGISYMADLLPKSLLPAGNIMCGMVFSIGSILGPIIGGTVIQWNGSFFFMISGMLFLIFLALAFFQKQQRQEYAPRKKPLHG from the coding sequence ATGCGCACAAATTATCACTTTTGGGTATTGATTAGCATCGTTGCCATTTCAGGGTTTTCCCAAGGGATGTTGCTGCCGATCATTGCCGTCATCTTCGAACAAGACGGAGTATCTTCCTCGTTAAATGGACTTCACGCGACAGCGTTGTATCTAGGAGTATTGTTAGCCTCCCCTTTTATGGAAGTACCATTAAAAAAATGGGGCTACAAGCCGTTAATTTTAGCAGGAGGATTTACGGTGATTGCGTCGTTAATGATGTTTCCGCTATGGAAGTCATTTACGTTTTGGTTCGTTCTCCGACTGCTGATTGGAATCGGAGATCATATGCTTCATTTTGCAACCCAAACGTGGATTACATCCGCTTCGCCGAAAGAAAAACGGGGTCGAAATATTTCGTTGTACGGCCTCTTTTTCGGCATTGGATTTGCGTGCGGTCCGTTTATGACACCGCTTGTAGAAACGAATGAATCGTTGCCATTTATCGTATCGTCACTCATTAGTTTATTGGCCTGGTTAACGGTATGGGGACTAAAGAATGAGTGCCCAGAAAGCTCGATGGAAACAAATTCGTTCTTCGGGTCGCTCCATCGGTTCGGAAATGTCATGAAGTTCGCGTGGGTTGCGCTATTGCCCCCATTTGGATACGGCTTTTTAGAAGCATCTATAAACGGTAACTTCCCGATTTATGCATTACGCTCAGGCATTACAGTCGAAACGGTATCGATATTATTACCTGCGTTTGCCATCGGGGGCATTGTTTTTCAGCTACCGCTTGGTATGTTAAGTGACCGATACGGACGCCCCTTCGTGTTACTTTTTGCGATGGCAATTGGGACAGTGAGCTTTTTTTCTGCTGAGTTTATCGACTCGACCATTGGCCTGTTTATTGCCTTTTTTGTCGCTGGGATGGTTGTTGGGTCCACCTTTTCACTAGGAATTAGCTATATGGCCGACTTGTTGCCAAAATCACTGCTACCTGCTGGGAACATTATGTGTGGCATGGTCTTTAGCATCGGCAGCATCCTCGGTCCGATTATCGGAGGGACAGTTATCCAATGGAACGGCAGCTTCTTCTTCATGATTAGTGGCATGCTGTTTCTTATTTTTCTAGCTCTTGCTTTTTTCCAAAAACAGCAACGTCAAGAATATGCGCCACGTAAAAAGCCGCTTCACGGTTAA
- a CDS encoding OsmC family protein: MKFQMKPEGGFVTELPYGTLHVSGDETQGFRPYQLMVSSLAVCSGGVLRKILEKMRFNITDITIEANVKRNEEIANRIEHVHLHFTIEGTDLDERKIEKAMELTKKNCSMVQSVLGAIDVKETFEIKKA; encoded by the coding sequence ATGAAATTCCAAATGAAGCCAGAAGGCGGGTTTGTCACAGAGCTACCGTACGGGACTTTGCATGTATCTGGTGATGAGACGCAAGGATTTCGGCCGTATCAATTAATGGTCTCCTCACTTGCGGTATGTAGTGGCGGTGTGTTACGAAAAATTTTAGAAAAAATGCGCTTCAACATTACTGACATCACAATTGAAGCGAACGTAAAACGAAATGAAGAAATAGCAAATCGAATCGAACATGTGCATCTTCATTTTACGATCGAAGGAACTGACCTTGATGAACGGAAAATCGAAAAAGCAATGGAACTAACAAAGAAAAACTGCTCCATGGTGCAATCCGTCCTTGGAGCGATTGACGTGAAGGAAACGTTTGAGATTAAAAAAGCATAA
- the cax gene encoding calcium/proton exchanger produces the protein MNRIFAFIVFGGVPLSVIGTLLHWPSVLMFVIYCITIIGLASYMGRATESLAIISGPRIGGLLNATFGNAVELIISIFALKEGLIDVVLASLTGSVLGNLLLVAGLSFFVGGVKFKRQTFNVHDARHNSGLLMFAVIVAFVIPEIFAETMNRTDTLMLSVGISIILILLYMAALFFKLVTHRGVYQHHEQQEEHEEEPEWSRNKSILILALATAAVAYVSEALVHTFEEVAHAFGWSELFIGVIIVAIVGNAAEHASAIIMAYKNKMDVAVEIAVGSTLQIAMFVAPILVLISLFFTTSMPLVFTVPELVAMVTAVLLMIVISNDGETNWFEGATLLAAYLIMGIGFYLL, from the coding sequence ATGAATCGAATCTTTGCCTTTATCGTATTCGGTGGGGTACCGCTATCTGTTATTGGCACTTTACTTCATTGGCCGAGCGTTCTTATGTTCGTTATTTACTGTATTACTATCATCGGATTGGCGAGCTACATGGGCCGAGCTACTGAAAGTTTGGCGATTATTTCGGGTCCACGAATTGGTGGGCTATTAAACGCCACGTTCGGAAACGCCGTGGAGCTAATTATTTCGATTTTTGCCTTAAAAGAAGGTCTTATTGATGTGGTATTAGCCTCGTTAACTGGTTCGGTATTAGGAAACTTATTGTTAGTGGCTGGACTATCCTTTTTTGTCGGGGGGGTAAAATTTAAGCGGCAAACGTTTAATGTTCATGATGCTCGACATAACTCAGGACTACTCATGTTTGCTGTCATTGTCGCCTTTGTGATTCCCGAAATTTTTGCTGAAACGATGAACAGAACCGATACACTTATGTTAAGTGTGGGAATCTCAATTATTTTGATTTTACTCTACATGGCAGCCCTGTTCTTTAAACTCGTTACTCATCGTGGGGTGTATCAACATCATGAGCAGCAGGAGGAACACGAAGAGGAACCGGAATGGTCACGTAACAAATCGATTCTTATTTTAGCGTTAGCGACCGCTGCTGTGGCGTATGTATCCGAAGCGCTCGTACATACGTTTGAAGAAGTGGCCCATGCGTTCGGATGGTCCGAGCTCTTTATCGGTGTCATCATAGTTGCCATCGTCGGAAACGCGGCGGAACACGCTTCAGCGATTATTATGGCGTATAAAAATAAAATGGACGTAGCCGTTGAAATTGCCGTTGGTTCAACGTTACAAATTGCTATGTTTGTAGCTCCAATTCTTGTACTCATTTCACTCTTCTTTACCACTTCTATGCCGCTCGTATTTACCGTCCCAGAACTAGTGGCGATGGTTACCGCGGTCCTATTAATGATTGTTATTTCGAACGACGGGGAAACGAACTGGTTCGAAGGGGCTACGCTACTTGCCGCTTATTTGATTATGGGAATCGGCTTTTATTTACTATAA
- a CDS encoding DMT family transporter: protein MTAQRFFTHPLGIIVSAVAATFLWGSAFPFIKLSYELLDIRSNELGEQMLFAGYRFFLASILILFFFTMMKKSMRFQRETFRSVVKIGAFQTFFQYVLFYIGLSLSTGIQGSIIAGTTSFFQMILAHFMYPDDKMSQRKVIGLLIGFAGVIAVNLTKGEFVLDFGMGEILLLLAMLSGGFGNILAKEGAKQMEVGYLTSYQMLFGSIGLLVLGIVQVGPFPFDFEWTSFFALLYLAFLSAAGFILWNNVMKYNQVGKVSIYMFLVPVFGVFLSATMLGEEVHSFVLLGLALVASGIVIVNRDKGKKVHRSVRKTV, encoded by the coding sequence ATGACAGCCCAACGATTTTTTACTCATCCACTCGGAATTATTGTGTCTGCGGTGGCAGCGACGTTTTTATGGGGAAGCGCCTTTCCGTTTATCAAATTAAGCTATGAATTATTGGATATTCGCTCCAATGAATTAGGGGAGCAAATGCTGTTTGCTGGCTACCGTTTCTTTTTAGCGAGCATACTGATTTTATTCTTTTTTACAATGATGAAAAAATCGATGCGATTTCAGCGGGAGACGTTTCGATCGGTTGTCAAAATCGGAGCCTTCCAAACGTTTTTTCAATACGTTTTGTTTTATATCGGACTGAGTTTATCCACCGGCATTCAAGGATCGATTATTGCGGGAACGACGTCGTTTTTCCAAATGATTCTCGCGCATTTTATGTATCCGGATGATAAAATGAGCCAACGAAAAGTCATTGGGCTCCTTATAGGTTTCGCAGGAGTAATCGCTGTTAATTTAACAAAAGGAGAATTTGTTCTTGATTTTGGAATGGGGGAAATTTTATTATTGCTCGCAATGTTATCCGGAGGGTTTGGGAACATTTTAGCGAAAGAAGGAGCAAAACAAATGGAAGTTGGTTATTTAACGTCATACCAAATGTTGTTTGGCTCCATTGGTTTGTTAGTGCTCGGTATCGTTCAAGTCGGTCCTTTTCCGTTCGATTTTGAATGGACATCGTTCTTCGCTTTATTGTACTTAGCCTTTTTATCCGCAGCTGGATTTATATTATGGAACAATGTAATGAAATACAACCAAGTGGGAAAAGTGTCGATATATATGTTTTTAGTCCCGGTTTTTGGAGTATTTTTATCCGCGACGATGCTCGGGGAAGAAGTTCACTCATTTGTACTGTTAGGTCTAGCCCTTGTTGCATCGGGAATTGTTATTGTGAATCGTGATAAAGGAAAAAAGGTACATCGGAGTGTTAGAAAAACAGTATAA
- a CDS encoding pyridoxamine 5'-phosphate oxidase family protein, translating into MERNLQEKVEQVLDQHPVGTMATVRNDKPYSRYMTFFHDDLTLYTATNEHTHKVEDLRSNPNAHILVGQNGTNEPHIEIEAKAEIEDSPQLKEKYWDESLRPWISGPDDPEYVLLRLQPQTILYYESPGSEPQKMTFPS; encoded by the coding sequence ATGGAACGAAATTTACAAGAAAAAGTAGAACAAGTATTGGACCAGCATCCCGTTGGCACGATGGCCACGGTTCGTAACGATAAACCATATTCCCGCTACATGACGTTTTTTCATGACGACCTAACGCTTTATACCGCGACGAATGAGCATACGCATAAAGTAGAAGATCTACGTTCCAACCCGAACGCGCATATTTTAGTGGGGCAAAATGGTACAAACGAGCCTCACATCGAAATTGAAGCCAAAGCGGAAATTGAAGATTCTCCACAATTAAAAGAAAAATATTGGGACGAATCGTTACGCCCATGGATTTCTGGCCCGGATGATCCCGAATATGTATTACTTCGCTTACAACCACAAACGATTTTATATTATGAATCACCAGGAAGCGAACCACAAAAGATGACGTTCCCTTCCTAG